Proteins from a single region of Raphanus sativus cultivar WK10039 unplaced genomic scaffold, ASM80110v3 Scaffold2008, whole genome shotgun sequence:
- the LOC108839147 gene encoding uncharacterized protein LOC108839147 — MSIKHVWFLMVVVGFVVSANAQLPQFAIPFPFPLPFQPSSGIPGLPDVAKCWSSVMNVPGCIIEIYTSLVTGKFGHIGPACCKAFLEAEANCLPKVPIYSLFPLKEQCSRVGSAAPPTTK, encoded by the coding sequence ATGTCTATTAAACATGTCTGGTTCCTAATGGTGGTTGTGGGTTTTGTAGTCTCTGCCAATGCTCAACTACCCCAGTTTGCCATCCCATTTCCTTTTCCACTCCCATTCCAACCAAGTTCCGGTATTCCAGGATTACCTGATGTAGCAAAATGTTGGTCTTCAGTGATGAATGTTCCAGGATGCATTATAGAGATTTATACATCCTTAGTCACAGGAAAATTCGGACATATAGGCCCCGCTTGTTGCAAAGCATTCTTGGAAGCCGAAGCCAATTGCTTGCCGAAAGTTCCAATATATTCACTTTTTCCTCTCAAAGAACAATGTTCAAGAGTTGGTAGCGCAGCTCC